In the Kitasatospora terrestris genome, one interval contains:
- a CDS encoding PhzF family phenazine biosynthesis isomerase: MSPKTRPETLRYTAFTTDPAGGNPAGIVLDASALDDAAMLETAAEVGYSETAFVTVADHAARRFRLRYFSPLAEVAFCGHATVATAVALAERIGPGPLVFDTPVGEIPLDTSAAPGGPVTATLTSVPTRSRPASDAELHASLAALRWSPEDLDPALPPHVAFGGNEHLVLAVADRERLAALDYDFDALAEVMHRHGWTTLQLVWREAPDLFHARDPFPIGGVVEDPATGAAAAAFGGYLRTLGALPPSGSFTIHQGEDLGRPSLLRVRASTTDPHVRVSGQAVAIATASASTGEEEA; encoded by the coding sequence ATGAGCCCGAAGACACGCCCCGAGACCCTGCGCTACACCGCCTTCACCACCGACCCCGCCGGCGGCAACCCGGCAGGAATCGTGCTCGACGCGAGCGCGCTGGACGACGCCGCCATGCTCGAGACCGCCGCCGAGGTCGGCTACTCGGAGACCGCGTTCGTCACCGTCGCCGACCACGCGGCACGCCGGTTCCGGCTGCGCTACTTCAGCCCGCTGGCCGAGGTCGCCTTCTGCGGCCACGCGACCGTGGCCACCGCGGTGGCGCTGGCCGAGCGGATCGGCCCCGGCCCGCTCGTGTTCGACACGCCGGTGGGTGAGATCCCCCTGGACACATCGGCGGCGCCCGGAGGCCCCGTGACGGCGACGCTCACCAGCGTTCCCACCCGCTCCCGACCGGCGAGCGACGCGGAGCTGCACGCCTCCCTCGCCGCCCTGCGCTGGTCCCCGGAGGACCTCGACCCGGCACTGCCGCCGCACGTCGCCTTCGGCGGCAACGAGCACCTGGTCCTGGCAGTGGCCGACCGCGAGCGCCTCGCGGCCCTCGACTACGACTTCGACGCCCTGGCCGAGGTGATGCACCGCCACGGCTGGACCACGCTCCAGCTGGTCTGGCGCGAGGCCCCCGATCTCTTCCACGCCCGCGACCCCTTCCCGATCGGCGGCGTCGTCGAGGACCCGGCCACCGGTGCCGCGGCGGCCGCCTTCGGTGGCTACCTGCGCACCCTCGGCGCCCTCCCGCCCTCCGGCTCCTTCACCATCCACCAGGGCGAGGACCTCGGCCGGCCCAGCCTGCTCCGGGTCCGGGCCTCCACGACCGACCCGCATGTGCGGGTGAGCGGGCAGGCGGTGGCCATCGCGACCGCGAGCGCGAGCACCGGCGAGGAGGAGGCCTGA
- a CDS encoding endo-1,4-beta-xylanase, with the protein MPVRTLRTPTTGRARRAFGALAATAAAALAAATLLPAGQAGAAGTSLRALAEAKGIYFGTALTQGDLNNSALTAVAGSQFGVVTPGNEMKWDTVEAGQGSFNYGPGDRILAYGQANGMKVRGHTLVWHSQLPSWVSSLPTSQVQAAMRNHVTNEVTHYKGKLYAWDVVNEPFNEDGSYRTDAFYNAMGSGYVADALRTARAADPDVKLYLNDYNIEGQNAKSDAMYNLAKTLVSQGVPLDGIGFQAHFVLGQVPSTFKANLQRFAALGLDVAITELDDRIQLPATAANLTQQANDYVNVVNTCLAVSRCVGVTQWGVGDADSWIPGVFSGWGAATMYDNGYQPKPAYTASVNALGGSTSSPSPSTSTSPSTSPSPSPSPSTGTGCRVTTAVNAWNTGLTENVTLTNTGSATLTAWSLGFTLPTGQTVTSAWNATVTPASGAVTAKNLGYNGTLAPGGSTSFGFQANHTGNTAAPAQFTLNGVPCTTA; encoded by the coding sequence GTGCCAGTCCGGACGCTCCGCACCCCCACCACCGGGCGCGCCCGCCGCGCCTTCGGCGCGCTCGCCGCCACCGCCGCCGCCGCACTCGCGGCCGCCACCCTGCTGCCCGCCGGCCAGGCCGGCGCGGCCGGGACCTCCCTGCGCGCCCTCGCCGAGGCCAAGGGGATCTACTTCGGCACCGCTCTCACCCAGGGCGACCTCAACAACTCCGCGCTCACCGCCGTCGCCGGCAGCCAGTTCGGCGTCGTCACCCCCGGCAACGAGATGAAGTGGGACACCGTCGAGGCCGGCCAGGGCAGCTTCAACTACGGCCCCGGCGACCGGATCCTCGCCTACGGCCAGGCCAACGGCATGAAGGTCCGCGGCCACACCCTGGTCTGGCACAGCCAGCTGCCCTCCTGGGTCAGCAGCCTGCCCACCTCCCAGGTCCAGGCCGCCATGCGCAACCACGTCACCAACGAGGTCACCCACTACAAGGGCAAGCTCTACGCCTGGGACGTGGTCAACGAGCCGTTCAACGAGGACGGCAGCTACCGCACCGACGCCTTCTACAACGCCATGGGCAGCGGCTACGTCGCCGACGCGCTGCGCACCGCCCGCGCCGCCGACCCGGACGTCAAGCTCTACCTGAACGACTACAACATCGAGGGCCAGAACGCCAAGAGCGACGCCATGTACAACCTGGCGAAGACCCTGGTCAGCCAGGGCGTGCCGCTCGACGGCATCGGCTTCCAGGCGCACTTCGTCCTCGGCCAGGTGCCCTCCACCTTCAAGGCCAACCTGCAGCGCTTCGCCGCGCTCGGCCTCGACGTCGCCATCACCGAGCTCGACGACCGCATCCAGCTCCCGGCGACCGCCGCCAACCTCACCCAGCAGGCCAACGACTACGTCAACGTCGTCAACACCTGCCTGGCCGTCAGCCGCTGCGTCGGCGTCACCCAGTGGGGCGTCGGCGACGCGGACTCCTGGATCCCCGGTGTCTTCTCCGGCTGGGGCGCCGCCACCATGTACGACAACGGCTACCAGCCCAAGCCCGCGTACACCGCCTCGGTGAACGCCCTCGGCGGCTCCACCTCCAGCCCCTCGCCGTCCACCTCCACCTCCCCGTCCACCTCGCCCTCGCCGTCGCCCAGCCCGTCGACCGGCACCGGCTGCCGGGTGACCACCGCGGTCAACGCCTGGAACACCGGCCTGACCGAGAACGTCACCCTCACCAACACCGGCTCCGCGACCCTGACCGCCTGGTCCCTCGGCTTCACCCTGCCCACCGGCCAGACCGTCACGTCCGCCTGGAACGCCACCGTCACCCCGGCGAGCGGCGCGGTCACCGCCAAGAACCTCGGCTACAACGGCACCCTCGCCCCCGGCGGCTCCACCTCGTTCGGCTTCCAGGCCAACCACACCGGCAACACCGCCGCCCCCGCCCAGTTCACCCTCAACGGCGTCCCCTGCACCACCGCCTGA
- a CDS encoding LysR family transcriptional regulator — protein sequence MDTRLLRTFATVARTGNLTAAAERLHLVQSTVTAHVQALEKELDLRLFDRLPRGVVLTGAGRDVLAQAEAVLEAEARLRTVAASAGGAGGRVTGRVVLAAGETLVSARLPGVVAALRRSHPGIEVDLHTMGTAPAVAALRTGELDLALLLEDEAAFPDIECPPLAREPLVLVCSPRHPAATRDAADPVAGWADLAREDYFLHEQGCSYSDRFVERLLAAAGGTPLRITRFGSLEAARSCVAAGLGLSLLARANVADALAAGRLAQVPGPRFPDVTVRLARHRRRWVSPAAAALAAELPHHFPH from the coding sequence ATGGACACCCGCCTGCTGCGCACCTTCGCCACCGTCGCCCGGACCGGGAACCTCACCGCCGCCGCGGAGCGCCTCCACCTCGTCCAGTCCACCGTGACCGCCCACGTCCAGGCGCTGGAGAAGGAACTCGACCTGCGCCTGTTCGACCGGCTGCCCCGCGGGGTGGTGCTCACCGGCGCCGGGCGCGACGTGCTGGCGCAGGCCGAGGCGGTACTGGAGGCCGAGGCCCGGCTGCGGACGGTCGCCGCCTCGGCCGGTGGCGCGGGAGGGCGGGTGACCGGGCGCGTGGTGCTCGCGGCCGGCGAGACGCTGGTGTCCGCCCGGCTGCCGGGAGTCGTCGCCGCGCTGCGGCGCAGCCACCCCGGGATCGAGGTGGACCTGCACACGATGGGCACCGCCCCCGCCGTCGCCGCGCTCCGCACCGGCGAACTGGACCTGGCCCTGCTGCTGGAGGACGAGGCGGCCTTCCCCGACATCGAGTGCCCGCCCCTGGCCCGTGAGCCGCTGGTGCTTGTCTGCTCTCCCCGGCACCCGGCCGCCACCCGTGACGCCGCCGACCCGGTCGCCGGCTGGGCGGACCTGGCCCGCGAAGACTACTTCCTGCACGAGCAGGGCTGTTCGTACAGCGACCGCTTCGTCGAGCGGCTGCTCGCCGCCGCGGGGGGAACTCCGCTGCGGATCACCCGTTTCGGCAGTCTGGAGGCCGCCAGGTCCTGCGTCGCCGCGGGCCTCGGCCTCAGCCTGCTGGCCCGCGCCAATGTCGCGGACGCCCTCGCGGCGGGCCGCCTGGCCCAGGTGCCGGGCCCGCGGTTCCCCGACGTCACCGTTCGCCTGGCCCGCCACCGTCGCCGCTGGGTCTCCCCGGCGGCGGCCGCACTCGCCGCGGAGCTGCCCCACCACTTCCCCCACTGA
- a CDS encoding LacI family DNA-binding transcriptional regulator — MTRAATLAEIAQEAGVSAPTVSKVLNGRADVAPATRERVEELLQRHGYRRRRSGSQAAPLLELVFHELESAWAMEVIRGVENVVREEGLSIVLSESSGRLSPGQSWVDGVLARRPTGVVLVLSGLDRSQQEQLASRDIPFVVMDPAGDPGQQVPAVGTTNWDGGLAATRHLLDLGHRRIGLIGGPGRMMCSRARADGYRAALDMAGIAYDPELVREGDFHHEAGRRVGLELLGLPDRPTAVFAGNDLQALGLYEAARELGLRIPEDLSVVGFDDLPLARWVGPPLTTVRQPLTEMAEVAARLVIDLARGVRPGAQRVDLATSLVERSSTAPPRTA, encoded by the coding sequence GTGACCAGAGCGGCCACGCTCGCCGAGATCGCGCAGGAGGCCGGGGTCTCCGCGCCGACAGTTTCGAAAGTCCTCAACGGGCGCGCCGACGTCGCACCCGCCACCCGGGAGCGGGTCGAGGAGCTGCTGCAGCGGCACGGCTACCGGCGCCGGCGCTCCGGCAGCCAGGCCGCGCCGCTGCTCGAACTCGTCTTCCACGAGCTGGAGAGCGCCTGGGCGATGGAGGTGATCCGCGGCGTCGAGAACGTGGTCCGCGAGGAGGGCCTGTCGATCGTGCTCTCCGAGTCCTCGGGCCGGCTCAGCCCCGGGCAGTCCTGGGTGGACGGGGTGCTCGCCCGCCGCCCCACCGGCGTGGTGCTGGTCCTCTCCGGCCTGGACCGCTCCCAGCAGGAGCAGTTGGCCAGCCGGGACATCCCGTTCGTGGTGATGGACCCGGCCGGCGACCCCGGCCAGCAGGTGCCCGCGGTCGGCACCACCAACTGGGACGGCGGCCTGGCCGCCACCCGCCACCTGCTCGACCTCGGCCACCGGCGGATCGGCCTGATCGGCGGGCCGGGGCGGATGATGTGCAGCCGGGCCCGGGCCGACGGCTACCGCGCCGCGCTCGACATGGCCGGCATCGCGTACGACCCGGAACTGGTCCGCGAGGGCGACTTCCACCACGAGGCCGGGCGCCGGGTCGGCCTGGAGCTGCTCGGCCTGCCCGACCGGCCGACCGCCGTCTTCGCCGGGAACGACCTGCAGGCGCTCGGCCTGTACGAGGCCGCCCGCGAGCTGGGCCTGCGCATCCCGGAGGACCTCAGCGTGGTCGGCTTCGACGACCTGCCGCTGGCCCGCTGGGTCGGACCGCCGCTGACCACCGTCCGCCAGCCGCTGACCGAGATGGCCGAGGTCGCCGCGCGGCTGGTCATCGACCTGGCGCGGGGGGTGCGGCCGGGCGCCCAGCGGGTGGACCTGGCCACCAGCCTGGTCGAGCGCAGCAGCACCGCCCCGCCCAGGACCGCTTGA